A region of the Phaseolus vulgaris cultivar G19833 chromosome 11, P. vulgaris v2.0, whole genome shotgun sequence genome:
ACATCACAAGCTCTTCTTCATCAGATTAAGTCTTTCATTTCATACTTTGAAATCTAAATCAATTCCAATGGCCACTCCTAATCCAACATGTCCACCACCAATGAAAGCCACCTCCAATGGAGCATTCCAACATGAAAACCCTTTGGATTATGCGCTTCCCTTATTAATCCTTCAGATATGTCTGGTGGTGATCTTTACCAGATTCCTTGCATTCCTTCTCAAACCTCTCAGACAACCCAGAGTTATTGCAGAGGTCATTGTAAGTTTTCTTTCCATTACAcccttttctcttctttcatCATTCAACAAGTGCAGTGCTTGCTTAGTTAAAACAAAAAAGTTTCCGTTGCCAATAACTAATGACAGTTTATATACTACCTTCTCCTTCAACTTATCAAGAcgtcttttaataataaaaatgttactGTGATCAATTCTAACGATGTTATCTTTCGTATTTGAGGTTGGAACAAGACTTGTTGCATTCTTATCACTGTGATCAATCTCAAAACCAGGACATGCAAATTCTTGTTATTGTAATTCATGAAAAAGTTGTAACGTGGGGTTGCATGCATCTTGTTTGAAAAATGAATGCAGGGAGGAATATTGCTTGGACCATCAGCAATTGGGCGGAATGAGAAATTTCTAAACACAATTTTCCCAAAGAAAAGCTTAACTGTGCTTGAAACTGTGGCCAATCTGGGTCTTCTGTTCTTCTTGTTTCTGGTGGGGCTTGAGCTTGACATGCGTTCTATAAGGAAAACTGGTCACAAGGCCTTAGCCATTGCCCTTGCTGGCATCTCATTGCCTTTTGTGCTTGCCATTGGAACCTCGTATGCTCTTCGAGCCACCATATCCAAAAATGTTGATCCAACCCCATTTCTTATTTTCATGGGTGTTGCCCTCTCCATCACTGCATTTCCTGTTCTTGCTCGAATCCTAGCCGAGCTCAAACTCCTCACAACTGATGCTGGTCGCATAGCAATGTCTGCAGCTGCTGTGAATGATGTTGCAGCATGGATACTACTTGCTCTTGCCATAGCTCTCTCTGGCTCTAACTCATCTCCTCTGGTTTCCTTATGGGTCATACTTTGTGCTATTGCTTTTGTCCTCTTAGCCATCTTTGCCATAAAACCCTTGCTTGGAATAATGGCCAAGCGTTCCCCTGAGGGTGAACCGGTGCAAGAGATATACATATGCATCACATTGACACTAGTTCTGGCTTGCAGTTTCGTCACTGATACTATTGGCATTCATGCACTCTTTGGAGCTTTTGTGGTTGGCATAGTTATGCCCAAGGATGGTCCCTTTGCTGGGGTGTTGATCGAGAAGGTAGAGGACCTTGTGATGAGTCTCTTGTTGCCACTCTACTTTGTGTCTAGTGGGTTGAAGACTGATGTGACAACTATAAGTGGAGCACTCTCTTGGAGTATGCTAGTGCTTGTTATATTCACTGCTTGCTTTGGAAAAATCGTTGGCACATTCCTTGTGTCACTGTTGTGTAAGGTGCCTTTCAGAGAAGCCTTGGCTCTTGGGTTTCTCATGAACACCAAGGGCTTGGTGGAGCTCATTGTTCTTAACATTGGCAAGGATCGCAAGGTATCTTGTAAAATCTTGCACATAGTGTTCATTaaaacacttatttttttttatcaacaataaataaataaaatgaaataaggCATTTCAGCGTGTTCCAACATTTATACAAATAATTACACCACAAATTTCTTATCACCCAACCAACTGAAgattcaaatccaaatccaaagtACATTATAACATATAAGTTACATTAACATAACACAAGTTTCTTATCATCAAACCAATGTGTAGTTAGTTAGAAATCTAACCGACATTACAACACATCAACCCCATTAACATACACGTAAACTAATGTGCAGTTAGAAATCTAACCGACATTACAATACATCAGCCACATTAACATACACGTAATTCTTGTAATTTATAATGGCAAGTTGGGAACTAATCAATCTTTTTTCTTGCAAAATGTGCAGGTGCTGAATGACCAGACATTTGCCATTTGTGTGTTAATGGCACTGTTCACCACTTTCATCACCACCCCAATAGTGATGGCAGTGTATAAACCAGCTCGTAGGGGATCACCTTACACGCATAAAACAGTTCAACGCAAAGATCCAGACACAGAGCTAAGAGTGTTGTCATGTTTCCACAGCACCTGCAACATTCCCACCTTAATCAATCTAATAGAGTCATCCAGAGGAACCAGAAAGCGTGGAAAGATGTGTGTGTACTCCATGCACTTGATGGAACTCTCAGAGAGACCTTCAGCCATCACAATGGTTCACACTGCACGCAACAATGGCTTACCCTTTTGGAACAAAAAGCGTGATAACAGAGATCAGATGGTGATTGCATTCCAGGCTTATGGCCAACTAAGCAGTGTGGATGTTCGTCCCATGACAGCCATATCTGCCTTCAGCAACATGCATGAAGACATTTGCACCAGTGCACACCAAAAGAGAGCAGCAATCATTCTCCTCCCTTTTCACAAACACCAACACTTTGATGGGACAATGGAGTCTCTGGGAAACTCATTGCGTGTGATGAATGGCAATGTGCTCAGCCATGCTCCTTGCTCTGTGGGAATTTTGGTTGATCGTGGACTTGGAGGGAAAAGCCAAGTCCAAGCTAGTGATGTTTCCTACAATGTTGTTGTGGGGTTCTTTGGAGGAAAAGATGATCGTGAAGCACTTGCATATGGGATGAGACTGGCTGAACACCCTGGAATCTCACTCACTGTTGTGAAGTTTGTGGTTGCACCCGGGAAAACATTTGCCTTTGGTGCCAAGTTGATTGGTATAACAGCCAACAGGGACAAGAAGGTGATCAATGTGGCTGAAGGGACTAGTTATGGTGAAGATAAAGTAGAGGATGAACAATTTTGGTCTGAGTTTCTGGGTGTGAAAAGCAACAGCACGGACTCAATAATGTCAGAGGAAAGGATGGTAGAAAGCAAAGAAGATGTGATAGCAGTGTTGAGGGAGAAGAATAAGAGCAATCTTATTTTGGTAGGTAGAATGCCACAAGTGGCACCTTTGGTGGACAAAAGTGATTGTCCTGAACTTGGTCCCATT
Encoded here:
- the LOC137822625 gene encoding cation/H(+) antiporter 19-like; this translates as MATPNPTCPPPMKATSNGAFQHENPLDYALPLLILQICLVVIFTRFLAFLLKPLRQPRVIAEVIGGILLGPSAIGRNEKFLNTIFPKKSLTVLETVANLGLLFFLFLVGLELDMRSIRKTGHKALAIALAGISLPFVLAIGTSYALRATISKNVDPTPFLIFMGVALSITAFPVLARILAELKLLTTDAGRIAMSAAAVNDVAAWILLALAIALSGSNSSPLVSLWVILCAIAFVLLAIFAIKPLLGIMAKRSPEGEPVQEIYICITLTLVLACSFVTDTIGIHALFGAFVVGIVMPKDGPFAGVLIEKVEDLVMSLLLPLYFVSSGLKTDVTTISGALSWSMLVLVIFTACFGKIVGTFLVSLLCKVPFREALALGFLMNTKGLVELIVLNIGKDRKVLNDQTFAICVLMALFTTFITTPIVMAVYKPARRGSPYTHKTVQRKDPDTELRVLSCFHSTCNIPTLINLIESSRGTRKRGKMCVYSMHLMELSERPSAITMVHTARNNGLPFWNKKRDNRDQMVIAFQAYGQLSSVDVRPMTAISAFSNMHEDICTSAHQKRAAIILLPFHKHQHFDGTMESLGNSLRVMNGNVLSHAPCSVGILVDRGLGGKSQVQASDVSYNVVVGFFGGKDDREALAYGMRLAEHPGISLTVVKFVVAPGKTFAFGAKLIGITANRDKKVINVAEGTSYGEDKVEDEQFWSEFLGVKSNSTDSIMSEERMVESKEDVIAVLREKNKSNLILVGRMPQVAPLVDKSDCPELGPIGSYLASSEFSTSASVLVLQQYNPKTDVYPLVMEVSDYMDMPDTPTRSQY